Proteins encoded by one window of Salmonirosea aquatica:
- a CDS encoding FeoA family protein, with amino-acid sequence MLAVRNVADLKKGESAVIKSFSDRAMSLKLLEMGCLPGCEVRLDAVAPFGDPICVRVGGCYCLSLRRNEAASIVVE; translated from the coding sequence ATGCTAGCTGTCCGCAATGTTGCCGACCTGAAAAAAGGCGAAAGCGCCGTCATTAAGTCTTTCAGCGACCGCGCTATGTCACTGAAACTTTTGGAAATGGGCTGCTTGCCGGGTTGTGAGGTACGTTTGGATGCCGTAGCCCCCTTTGGGGATCCGATTTGTGTACGGGTGGGCGGCTGCTACTGCCTGTCGTTGCGGCGTAACGAAGCCGCCAGCATTGTGGTGGAGTAA
- a CDS encoding heme exporter protein CcmB, with product MQEVKTLIWKEITLEWRQRYALSGMLLYVVSTVFICYLSFNLKRNELTPIVWNTLLWIILLFTAVNAIARSFAQERHARLLYYYTLASPQAIILSKIIYNTLLMLALAGIGFGFYTFVMGSPVVDLGLYLISIVLGSVGFASVLTLVSGISSKAENSGTLMAVLSFPIILPMLLMTIRLAKNALDGLDRSVSTDEISTLLAIDAIVITLSYLLFPYLWRS from the coding sequence TTGCAAGAAGTAAAAACCCTCATCTGGAAAGAAATCACGCTGGAATGGCGGCAACGTTACGCACTGAGCGGTATGCTGCTCTACGTAGTGAGTACGGTTTTCATATGCTACCTAAGTTTCAACTTGAAGCGCAACGAACTCACCCCCATTGTCTGGAATACGCTCTTGTGGATTATCCTGCTGTTCACTGCCGTGAATGCCATTGCCCGGAGTTTCGCCCAGGAGCGCCACGCTAGGCTACTGTATTATTACACCCTCGCCAGTCCACAGGCCATTATCCTCTCTAAAATTATCTATAATACGCTGCTGATGCTGGCATTGGCGGGAATTGGTTTTGGCTTTTACACGTTTGTGATGGGAAGCCCCGTGGTAGATCTAGGGCTTTACCTGATCAGTATTGTTCTGGGTTCAGTTGGGTTTGCGTCGGTGTTGACACTTGTGTCGGGTATCTCTTCCAAAGCTGAAAACAGTGGTACCCTAATGGCTGTTCTGAGCTTTCCGATCATCCTTCCGATGTTACTTATGACGATTCGTCTGGCAAAAAATGCACTTGATGGACTTGACCGAAGCGTGAGTACTGACGAAATAAGTACCTTGCTGGCAATAGATGCTATTGTGATCACACTTTCGTATTTATTGTTTCCTTATTTGTGGAGAAGCTGA